A window of Juglans regia cultivar Chandler chromosome 7, Walnut 2.0, whole genome shotgun sequence contains these coding sequences:
- the LOC108995256 gene encoding ATP-dependent DNA helicase DDM1 isoform X1, with protein sequence MYVRQLVLGMDTKNEMNDEGSAESPTSVLEDEDICKVKMEVKSEEEMCPHEGNGDSSLILRAMAEEEEKLLEARVKKEDEEQRKEPEEEPQLNDSHFTKLDELLSQTQMYSEFLLEKMDDITTNGMEQENAIVEKKRGRGSKRKAAAQYNNKKAKRAVAAMLTRSHEAKKAEDVNLTEEERVEKEQQELVPLLTGGKLKPYQIKGVKWLISLWQNGLNGILADQMGLGKTIQTIGFLAHLKGKGLDGPYLVIAPLSTLSNWVNEIARFVPSMNAVIYHGDKNQRDEIRRKHMTKAIGHEFPIIVTSYEVAMNDARRCLRHYNWKYVVIDEGHRLKNAKCKLLKELKYLPVENKLLLTGTPLQNNLAELWSLLNFLLPDIFSSHNEFESWFDLSGKCNSEAMREEVEEKRRAQVVAKLHAILRPFLLRRMKADVEQLLPRKKEIILYATMTNHQKDFQDHLINRTLENHLIEKANSGRGMKGKLNNLMVQLRKNCNHPDLLESAFDGSYFYPPVEEIIGQCGKFRLLDRLLERLLAHKHKVLIFSQWTKVLDIIDYYFSEKGFEVCRIDGSVKLDERKRQISDFNDLNSDYRIFLLSTRAGGLGINLTAADTCILYDSDWNPQMDLQAMDRCHRIGQTKPVHVYRLATAQSVEGRVLKRAFSKLKLEHVVIGKGQFHQERKPSSTDIFEQEDLLALLREEETAEDKMIQTDISDEDLERVLDRSDLVVDASNNDEKSNGGGVFPLKGPGWEVVIPTATGGMLSTLNS encoded by the exons ATGTACGTACG TCAGTTAGTGTTGGGAATGGACACGAAGAACGAAATGAATGACGAAGGCTCTGCAGAGTCGCCGACTTCGGTGCTTGAAGACGAG GATATCTGCAAGGTGAAAATGGAAGTCAAGTCAGAGGAAGAAATGTGTCCACATGAAGGAAATGGAGATTCCTCTTTGATATTGAGAGCAATGGCTGAGGAGGAAGAAAAGCTATTGGAAGCTCGGGttaagaaagaagatgaagagcaAAGAAAGGAGCCAGAGGAGGAACCCCAGTTGAATGACAGTCACTTTACCAAATTGGATGAGCTTCTAAGTCAAACCCAGATGTACTCCGAGTTTTTGCTGGAAAAAATGGATGATATTACAACT AATGGAATGGAGCAAGAGAATGCAATTGTTGAAAAAAAGAGAGGCCGTGGATCAAAAAGAAAAGCTGCTGCACAATACAATAAT AAGAAGGCCAAGAGGGCTGTTGCAGCCATGCTTACAAGATCTCATGAAGCCAAGAAAGCTGAAGATGTGAACCTCACTGAGGAAGAAAGAGTTGAGAAAGAACAGCAAGAACTTGTGCCCTTGTTAACTGGCGGAAAATTGAAGCCGTATCAGATCAAGGGAGTGAAGTGGTTGATATCATTATGGCAAAATGGGCTGAACGGGATCCTTGCAGATCAAATGGGGCTTGGAAAGACAATTCAAACCATTGGCTTTCTTGCACATTTAAAAGGAAAGGGATTGGATGGGCCGTATTTAGTAATTGCTCCTCTTTCTACTCTCTCAAATTGGGTGAATGAGATTGCAAG gTTTGTGCCCTCAATGAATGCTGTTATCTACCATGGCGACAAGAACCAAAGGGATGAGATACGAAGGAAGCACATGACTAAAGCAATTGGCCACGAATTTCCTATAATCGTGACTTCGTATGAGGTGGCCATGAACGATGCAAGAAGATGTTTGAGGCATTATAATTGGAAATATGTTGTAATTGATGAG GGGCACAggttaaaaaatgcaaaatgcaAACTTCTGaaggaattaaaatacttaCCTGTAGAAAATAAGCTTCTGTTAACTGGGACACCTCTACAGAATAATCTGGCAGAGCTTTGGTCATTGTTAAACTTCCTTTTGCCTGATATTTTCTCGTCTCATAATGAGTTTGAGTCATG GTTTGATCTGTCAGGAAAGTGTAACAGTGAAGCAATGAGGGAGGAagtggaagagaagagaagggcTCAA GTTGTAGCAAAACTACATGCTATATTGCGCCCCTTCCTTCTTAGAAGAATGAAGGCTGATGTTGAGCAGCTGCTTCCtcggaaaaaagaaataatattgtatgCTACCATGACTAACCATCAGAAGGATTTCCAAGATCATCTAATTAACAGGACCTTGGAGAACCATTTAATTGAGAAGGCAAACTCTG GACGTGGTATGAAAGGGAAACTTAATAATCTGATGGTCCAGCTTCGGAAGAACTGCAACCATCCAGATCTCTTAGAGTCTGCCTTTGATGGCTCAT ATTTCTACCCACCCGTTGAAGAGATAATTGGCCAGTGTGGTAAATTTCGCTTGCTGGACCGGCTATTGGAACGGTTGTTAGCCCACAAACATAAA GTATTGATCTTCAGCCAGTGGACAAAAGTTTTGGACATCATAGATTACTACTTTAGTGAAAAGGGATTTGAAGTTTGTAGAATCGATGGCAGTGTGAAGCTAGATGAAAGGAAAAGACAG ATCTCGGATTTCAATGATTTGAACAGCGATTACAGAATATTCCTCCTAAGCACCAGGGCTGGCGGACTGGGGATCAACCTCACTGCAGCTGACACATGTATACTATATGACAGTGATTGG AACCCTCAAATGGATTTGCAGGCCATGGATAGATGCCATAGGATTGGTCAAACCAAGCCTGTTCATGTTTACAGGCTGGCAACAGCTCAATCTGTAGAG GGTCGTGTCTTGAAAAGGGCTTTTAGCAAATTGAAGCTTGAGCATGTGGTGATTGGGAAAGGGCAGTTTCACCAAGAAAGGAAGCCTAGCTCTACTGATATCTTTGAG CAGGAGGATCTGCTGGCATTGCTCCGAGAGGAAGAAACGGCTGAAGACAAGATGATACAAACAGATATTAGCGATGAAGATTTGGAGAGGGTCTTAGACCGCAGTGATCTGGTTGTTGATGCATCGAACAATGACGAAAAGTCCAATGGTGGTGGTGTTTTTCCCCTCAAAGGTCCTGGATGGGAGGTGGTGATACCAACTGCAACTGGTGGCATGCTCTCTACCCTTAACAGTTGA
- the LOC108995256 gene encoding ATP-dependent DNA helicase DDM1 isoform X2, with translation MYVRQLVLGMDTKNEMNDEGSAESPTSVLEDEVKMEVKSEEEMCPHEGNGDSSLILRAMAEEEEKLLEARVKKEDEEQRKEPEEEPQLNDSHFTKLDELLSQTQMYSEFLLEKMDDITTNGMEQENAIVEKKRGRGSKRKAAAQYNNKKAKRAVAAMLTRSHEAKKAEDVNLTEEERVEKEQQELVPLLTGGKLKPYQIKGVKWLISLWQNGLNGILADQMGLGKTIQTIGFLAHLKGKGLDGPYLVIAPLSTLSNWVNEIARFVPSMNAVIYHGDKNQRDEIRRKHMTKAIGHEFPIIVTSYEVAMNDARRCLRHYNWKYVVIDEGHRLKNAKCKLLKELKYLPVENKLLLTGTPLQNNLAELWSLLNFLLPDIFSSHNEFESWFDLSGKCNSEAMREEVEEKRRAQVVAKLHAILRPFLLRRMKADVEQLLPRKKEIILYATMTNHQKDFQDHLINRTLENHLIEKANSGRGMKGKLNNLMVQLRKNCNHPDLLESAFDGSYFYPPVEEIIGQCGKFRLLDRLLERLLAHKHKVLIFSQWTKVLDIIDYYFSEKGFEVCRIDGSVKLDERKRQISDFNDLNSDYRIFLLSTRAGGLGINLTAADTCILYDSDWNPQMDLQAMDRCHRIGQTKPVHVYRLATAQSVEGRVLKRAFSKLKLEHVVIGKGQFHQERKPSSTDIFEQEDLLALLREEETAEDKMIQTDISDEDLERVLDRSDLVVDASNNDEKSNGGGVFPLKGPGWEVVIPTATGGMLSTLNS, from the exons ATGTACGTACG TCAGTTAGTGTTGGGAATGGACACGAAGAACGAAATGAATGACGAAGGCTCTGCAGAGTCGCCGACTTCGGTGCTTGAAGACGAG GTGAAAATGGAAGTCAAGTCAGAGGAAGAAATGTGTCCACATGAAGGAAATGGAGATTCCTCTTTGATATTGAGAGCAATGGCTGAGGAGGAAGAAAAGCTATTGGAAGCTCGGGttaagaaagaagatgaagagcaAAGAAAGGAGCCAGAGGAGGAACCCCAGTTGAATGACAGTCACTTTACCAAATTGGATGAGCTTCTAAGTCAAACCCAGATGTACTCCGAGTTTTTGCTGGAAAAAATGGATGATATTACAACT AATGGAATGGAGCAAGAGAATGCAATTGTTGAAAAAAAGAGAGGCCGTGGATCAAAAAGAAAAGCTGCTGCACAATACAATAAT AAGAAGGCCAAGAGGGCTGTTGCAGCCATGCTTACAAGATCTCATGAAGCCAAGAAAGCTGAAGATGTGAACCTCACTGAGGAAGAAAGAGTTGAGAAAGAACAGCAAGAACTTGTGCCCTTGTTAACTGGCGGAAAATTGAAGCCGTATCAGATCAAGGGAGTGAAGTGGTTGATATCATTATGGCAAAATGGGCTGAACGGGATCCTTGCAGATCAAATGGGGCTTGGAAAGACAATTCAAACCATTGGCTTTCTTGCACATTTAAAAGGAAAGGGATTGGATGGGCCGTATTTAGTAATTGCTCCTCTTTCTACTCTCTCAAATTGGGTGAATGAGATTGCAAG gTTTGTGCCCTCAATGAATGCTGTTATCTACCATGGCGACAAGAACCAAAGGGATGAGATACGAAGGAAGCACATGACTAAAGCAATTGGCCACGAATTTCCTATAATCGTGACTTCGTATGAGGTGGCCATGAACGATGCAAGAAGATGTTTGAGGCATTATAATTGGAAATATGTTGTAATTGATGAG GGGCACAggttaaaaaatgcaaaatgcaAACTTCTGaaggaattaaaatacttaCCTGTAGAAAATAAGCTTCTGTTAACTGGGACACCTCTACAGAATAATCTGGCAGAGCTTTGGTCATTGTTAAACTTCCTTTTGCCTGATATTTTCTCGTCTCATAATGAGTTTGAGTCATG GTTTGATCTGTCAGGAAAGTGTAACAGTGAAGCAATGAGGGAGGAagtggaagagaagagaagggcTCAA GTTGTAGCAAAACTACATGCTATATTGCGCCCCTTCCTTCTTAGAAGAATGAAGGCTGATGTTGAGCAGCTGCTTCCtcggaaaaaagaaataatattgtatgCTACCATGACTAACCATCAGAAGGATTTCCAAGATCATCTAATTAACAGGACCTTGGAGAACCATTTAATTGAGAAGGCAAACTCTG GACGTGGTATGAAAGGGAAACTTAATAATCTGATGGTCCAGCTTCGGAAGAACTGCAACCATCCAGATCTCTTAGAGTCTGCCTTTGATGGCTCAT ATTTCTACCCACCCGTTGAAGAGATAATTGGCCAGTGTGGTAAATTTCGCTTGCTGGACCGGCTATTGGAACGGTTGTTAGCCCACAAACATAAA GTATTGATCTTCAGCCAGTGGACAAAAGTTTTGGACATCATAGATTACTACTTTAGTGAAAAGGGATTTGAAGTTTGTAGAATCGATGGCAGTGTGAAGCTAGATGAAAGGAAAAGACAG ATCTCGGATTTCAATGATTTGAACAGCGATTACAGAATATTCCTCCTAAGCACCAGGGCTGGCGGACTGGGGATCAACCTCACTGCAGCTGACACATGTATACTATATGACAGTGATTGG AACCCTCAAATGGATTTGCAGGCCATGGATAGATGCCATAGGATTGGTCAAACCAAGCCTGTTCATGTTTACAGGCTGGCAACAGCTCAATCTGTAGAG GGTCGTGTCTTGAAAAGGGCTTTTAGCAAATTGAAGCTTGAGCATGTGGTGATTGGGAAAGGGCAGTTTCACCAAGAAAGGAAGCCTAGCTCTACTGATATCTTTGAG CAGGAGGATCTGCTGGCATTGCTCCGAGAGGAAGAAACGGCTGAAGACAAGATGATACAAACAGATATTAGCGATGAAGATTTGGAGAGGGTCTTAGACCGCAGTGATCTGGTTGTTGATGCATCGAACAATGACGAAAAGTCCAATGGTGGTGGTGTTTTTCCCCTCAAAGGTCCTGGATGGGAGGTGGTGATACCAACTGCAACTGGTGGCATGCTCTCTACCCTTAACAGTTGA
- the LOC108995256 gene encoding ATP-dependent DNA helicase DDM1 isoform X3 — translation MDTKNEMNDEGSAESPTSVLEDEDICKVKMEVKSEEEMCPHEGNGDSSLILRAMAEEEEKLLEARVKKEDEEQRKEPEEEPQLNDSHFTKLDELLSQTQMYSEFLLEKMDDITTNGMEQENAIVEKKRGRGSKRKAAAQYNNKKAKRAVAAMLTRSHEAKKAEDVNLTEEERVEKEQQELVPLLTGGKLKPYQIKGVKWLISLWQNGLNGILADQMGLGKTIQTIGFLAHLKGKGLDGPYLVIAPLSTLSNWVNEIARFVPSMNAVIYHGDKNQRDEIRRKHMTKAIGHEFPIIVTSYEVAMNDARRCLRHYNWKYVVIDEGHRLKNAKCKLLKELKYLPVENKLLLTGTPLQNNLAELWSLLNFLLPDIFSSHNEFESWFDLSGKCNSEAMREEVEEKRRAQVVAKLHAILRPFLLRRMKADVEQLLPRKKEIILYATMTNHQKDFQDHLINRTLENHLIEKANSGRGMKGKLNNLMVQLRKNCNHPDLLESAFDGSYFYPPVEEIIGQCGKFRLLDRLLERLLAHKHKVLIFSQWTKVLDIIDYYFSEKGFEVCRIDGSVKLDERKRQISDFNDLNSDYRIFLLSTRAGGLGINLTAADTCILYDSDWNPQMDLQAMDRCHRIGQTKPVHVYRLATAQSVEGRVLKRAFSKLKLEHVVIGKGQFHQERKPSSTDIFEQEDLLALLREEETAEDKMIQTDISDEDLERVLDRSDLVVDASNNDEKSNGGGVFPLKGPGWEVVIPTATGGMLSTLNS, via the exons ATGGACACGAAGAACGAAATGAATGACGAAGGCTCTGCAGAGTCGCCGACTTCGGTGCTTGAAGACGAG GATATCTGCAAGGTGAAAATGGAAGTCAAGTCAGAGGAAGAAATGTGTCCACATGAAGGAAATGGAGATTCCTCTTTGATATTGAGAGCAATGGCTGAGGAGGAAGAAAAGCTATTGGAAGCTCGGGttaagaaagaagatgaagagcaAAGAAAGGAGCCAGAGGAGGAACCCCAGTTGAATGACAGTCACTTTACCAAATTGGATGAGCTTCTAAGTCAAACCCAGATGTACTCCGAGTTTTTGCTGGAAAAAATGGATGATATTACAACT AATGGAATGGAGCAAGAGAATGCAATTGTTGAAAAAAAGAGAGGCCGTGGATCAAAAAGAAAAGCTGCTGCACAATACAATAAT AAGAAGGCCAAGAGGGCTGTTGCAGCCATGCTTACAAGATCTCATGAAGCCAAGAAAGCTGAAGATGTGAACCTCACTGAGGAAGAAAGAGTTGAGAAAGAACAGCAAGAACTTGTGCCCTTGTTAACTGGCGGAAAATTGAAGCCGTATCAGATCAAGGGAGTGAAGTGGTTGATATCATTATGGCAAAATGGGCTGAACGGGATCCTTGCAGATCAAATGGGGCTTGGAAAGACAATTCAAACCATTGGCTTTCTTGCACATTTAAAAGGAAAGGGATTGGATGGGCCGTATTTAGTAATTGCTCCTCTTTCTACTCTCTCAAATTGGGTGAATGAGATTGCAAG gTTTGTGCCCTCAATGAATGCTGTTATCTACCATGGCGACAAGAACCAAAGGGATGAGATACGAAGGAAGCACATGACTAAAGCAATTGGCCACGAATTTCCTATAATCGTGACTTCGTATGAGGTGGCCATGAACGATGCAAGAAGATGTTTGAGGCATTATAATTGGAAATATGTTGTAATTGATGAG GGGCACAggttaaaaaatgcaaaatgcaAACTTCTGaaggaattaaaatacttaCCTGTAGAAAATAAGCTTCTGTTAACTGGGACACCTCTACAGAATAATCTGGCAGAGCTTTGGTCATTGTTAAACTTCCTTTTGCCTGATATTTTCTCGTCTCATAATGAGTTTGAGTCATG GTTTGATCTGTCAGGAAAGTGTAACAGTGAAGCAATGAGGGAGGAagtggaagagaagagaagggcTCAA GTTGTAGCAAAACTACATGCTATATTGCGCCCCTTCCTTCTTAGAAGAATGAAGGCTGATGTTGAGCAGCTGCTTCCtcggaaaaaagaaataatattgtatgCTACCATGACTAACCATCAGAAGGATTTCCAAGATCATCTAATTAACAGGACCTTGGAGAACCATTTAATTGAGAAGGCAAACTCTG GACGTGGTATGAAAGGGAAACTTAATAATCTGATGGTCCAGCTTCGGAAGAACTGCAACCATCCAGATCTCTTAGAGTCTGCCTTTGATGGCTCAT ATTTCTACCCACCCGTTGAAGAGATAATTGGCCAGTGTGGTAAATTTCGCTTGCTGGACCGGCTATTGGAACGGTTGTTAGCCCACAAACATAAA GTATTGATCTTCAGCCAGTGGACAAAAGTTTTGGACATCATAGATTACTACTTTAGTGAAAAGGGATTTGAAGTTTGTAGAATCGATGGCAGTGTGAAGCTAGATGAAAGGAAAAGACAG ATCTCGGATTTCAATGATTTGAACAGCGATTACAGAATATTCCTCCTAAGCACCAGGGCTGGCGGACTGGGGATCAACCTCACTGCAGCTGACACATGTATACTATATGACAGTGATTGG AACCCTCAAATGGATTTGCAGGCCATGGATAGATGCCATAGGATTGGTCAAACCAAGCCTGTTCATGTTTACAGGCTGGCAACAGCTCAATCTGTAGAG GGTCGTGTCTTGAAAAGGGCTTTTAGCAAATTGAAGCTTGAGCATGTGGTGATTGGGAAAGGGCAGTTTCACCAAGAAAGGAAGCCTAGCTCTACTGATATCTTTGAG CAGGAGGATCTGCTGGCATTGCTCCGAGAGGAAGAAACGGCTGAAGACAAGATGATACAAACAGATATTAGCGATGAAGATTTGGAGAGGGTCTTAGACCGCAGTGATCTGGTTGTTGATGCATCGAACAATGACGAAAAGTCCAATGGTGGTGGTGTTTTTCCCCTCAAAGGTCCTGGATGGGAGGTGGTGATACCAACTGCAACTGGTGGCATGCTCTCTACCCTTAACAGTTGA
- the LOC108995256 gene encoding ATP-dependent DNA helicase DDM1 isoform X4 codes for MDTKNEMNDEGSAESPTSVLEDEVKMEVKSEEEMCPHEGNGDSSLILRAMAEEEEKLLEARVKKEDEEQRKEPEEEPQLNDSHFTKLDELLSQTQMYSEFLLEKMDDITTNGMEQENAIVEKKRGRGSKRKAAAQYNNKKAKRAVAAMLTRSHEAKKAEDVNLTEEERVEKEQQELVPLLTGGKLKPYQIKGVKWLISLWQNGLNGILADQMGLGKTIQTIGFLAHLKGKGLDGPYLVIAPLSTLSNWVNEIARFVPSMNAVIYHGDKNQRDEIRRKHMTKAIGHEFPIIVTSYEVAMNDARRCLRHYNWKYVVIDEGHRLKNAKCKLLKELKYLPVENKLLLTGTPLQNNLAELWSLLNFLLPDIFSSHNEFESWFDLSGKCNSEAMREEVEEKRRAQVVAKLHAILRPFLLRRMKADVEQLLPRKKEIILYATMTNHQKDFQDHLINRTLENHLIEKANSGRGMKGKLNNLMVQLRKNCNHPDLLESAFDGSYFYPPVEEIIGQCGKFRLLDRLLERLLAHKHKVLIFSQWTKVLDIIDYYFSEKGFEVCRIDGSVKLDERKRQISDFNDLNSDYRIFLLSTRAGGLGINLTAADTCILYDSDWNPQMDLQAMDRCHRIGQTKPVHVYRLATAQSVEGRVLKRAFSKLKLEHVVIGKGQFHQERKPSSTDIFEQEDLLALLREEETAEDKMIQTDISDEDLERVLDRSDLVVDASNNDEKSNGGGVFPLKGPGWEVVIPTATGGMLSTLNS; via the exons ATGGACACGAAGAACGAAATGAATGACGAAGGCTCTGCAGAGTCGCCGACTTCGGTGCTTGAAGACGAG GTGAAAATGGAAGTCAAGTCAGAGGAAGAAATGTGTCCACATGAAGGAAATGGAGATTCCTCTTTGATATTGAGAGCAATGGCTGAGGAGGAAGAAAAGCTATTGGAAGCTCGGGttaagaaagaagatgaagagcaAAGAAAGGAGCCAGAGGAGGAACCCCAGTTGAATGACAGTCACTTTACCAAATTGGATGAGCTTCTAAGTCAAACCCAGATGTACTCCGAGTTTTTGCTGGAAAAAATGGATGATATTACAACT AATGGAATGGAGCAAGAGAATGCAATTGTTGAAAAAAAGAGAGGCCGTGGATCAAAAAGAAAAGCTGCTGCACAATACAATAAT AAGAAGGCCAAGAGGGCTGTTGCAGCCATGCTTACAAGATCTCATGAAGCCAAGAAAGCTGAAGATGTGAACCTCACTGAGGAAGAAAGAGTTGAGAAAGAACAGCAAGAACTTGTGCCCTTGTTAACTGGCGGAAAATTGAAGCCGTATCAGATCAAGGGAGTGAAGTGGTTGATATCATTATGGCAAAATGGGCTGAACGGGATCCTTGCAGATCAAATGGGGCTTGGAAAGACAATTCAAACCATTGGCTTTCTTGCACATTTAAAAGGAAAGGGATTGGATGGGCCGTATTTAGTAATTGCTCCTCTTTCTACTCTCTCAAATTGGGTGAATGAGATTGCAAG gTTTGTGCCCTCAATGAATGCTGTTATCTACCATGGCGACAAGAACCAAAGGGATGAGATACGAAGGAAGCACATGACTAAAGCAATTGGCCACGAATTTCCTATAATCGTGACTTCGTATGAGGTGGCCATGAACGATGCAAGAAGATGTTTGAGGCATTATAATTGGAAATATGTTGTAATTGATGAG GGGCACAggttaaaaaatgcaaaatgcaAACTTCTGaaggaattaaaatacttaCCTGTAGAAAATAAGCTTCTGTTAACTGGGACACCTCTACAGAATAATCTGGCAGAGCTTTGGTCATTGTTAAACTTCCTTTTGCCTGATATTTTCTCGTCTCATAATGAGTTTGAGTCATG GTTTGATCTGTCAGGAAAGTGTAACAGTGAAGCAATGAGGGAGGAagtggaagagaagagaagggcTCAA GTTGTAGCAAAACTACATGCTATATTGCGCCCCTTCCTTCTTAGAAGAATGAAGGCTGATGTTGAGCAGCTGCTTCCtcggaaaaaagaaataatattgtatgCTACCATGACTAACCATCAGAAGGATTTCCAAGATCATCTAATTAACAGGACCTTGGAGAACCATTTAATTGAGAAGGCAAACTCTG GACGTGGTATGAAAGGGAAACTTAATAATCTGATGGTCCAGCTTCGGAAGAACTGCAACCATCCAGATCTCTTAGAGTCTGCCTTTGATGGCTCAT ATTTCTACCCACCCGTTGAAGAGATAATTGGCCAGTGTGGTAAATTTCGCTTGCTGGACCGGCTATTGGAACGGTTGTTAGCCCACAAACATAAA GTATTGATCTTCAGCCAGTGGACAAAAGTTTTGGACATCATAGATTACTACTTTAGTGAAAAGGGATTTGAAGTTTGTAGAATCGATGGCAGTGTGAAGCTAGATGAAAGGAAAAGACAG ATCTCGGATTTCAATGATTTGAACAGCGATTACAGAATATTCCTCCTAAGCACCAGGGCTGGCGGACTGGGGATCAACCTCACTGCAGCTGACACATGTATACTATATGACAGTGATTGG AACCCTCAAATGGATTTGCAGGCCATGGATAGATGCCATAGGATTGGTCAAACCAAGCCTGTTCATGTTTACAGGCTGGCAACAGCTCAATCTGTAGAG GGTCGTGTCTTGAAAAGGGCTTTTAGCAAATTGAAGCTTGAGCATGTGGTGATTGGGAAAGGGCAGTTTCACCAAGAAAGGAAGCCTAGCTCTACTGATATCTTTGAG CAGGAGGATCTGCTGGCATTGCTCCGAGAGGAAGAAACGGCTGAAGACAAGATGATACAAACAGATATTAGCGATGAAGATTTGGAGAGGGTCTTAGACCGCAGTGATCTGGTTGTTGATGCATCGAACAATGACGAAAAGTCCAATGGTGGTGGTGTTTTTCCCCTCAAAGGTCCTGGATGGGAGGTGGTGATACCAACTGCAACTGGTGGCATGCTCTCTACCCTTAACAGTTGA